Proteins from a genomic interval of Cyclopterus lumpus isolate fCycLum1 chromosome 18, fCycLum1.pri, whole genome shotgun sequence:
- the LOC117747402 gene encoding translation initiation factor IF-2-like, with the protein MKTVSVLVLFLLASVHVFTPVSSEAETAAPPDKKIATTKAPTAAPNAEPTAAAPNAAPTADPNAAPTAAAPNAAPTAAAPNAAPNAAPTAAAPNAAPNAAPTAAAPNAAPTAAPNAAPTAAPNAAPTAAPNAAPTAAPIATTKATPPKPQPASPTAPRVATSKTPENRETGASTLAPKGASPTAASADTGTSAAHRVTQTDRKTLINVSLQPRSGNHPVVETAGTRGPTTPAPAARQTTRHAGTPQHPDKKETGAGSPSGIDEKVPPKSDKRLWWILLPVLLVGAAAVIVLRFKCKKIHDHSETIDTGTENASFQSRPESTKDGVMLLGVKSSAGEENAAAR; encoded by the exons ATGAAGACCGTCAGTGTTCTCGTCCTCTTCCTGCTAGCATCTGTCCATGTCTTCACACCGG TTTCATCAGAGGCTGAGACAGCAGCACCCCCAGACAAAAAGATAGCCACAA CAAAAGCCCCAACCGCAGCCCCAAATGCAGAACCAACCGCAGCAGCCCCAAATGCAGCACCAACCGCAGACCCAAATGCAGCACCAACCGCAGCGGCCCCAAATGCAGCACCAACCGCAGCGGCCCCAAATGCGGCCCCAAATGCAGCACCAACCGCAGCGGCCCCAAATGCGGCCCCAAATGCAGCACCAACCGCAGCGGCCCCAAATGCAGCACCAACCGCAGCTCCAAATGCAGCACCAACTGCAGCCCCAAATGCAGCACCAACTGCAGCCCCAAATGCAGCACCAACCGCAGCCCCAATAGCAACCACAAAGGCAACACCCCCAAAACCACAACCTGCATCTCCCACTGCTCCTCGAGTTGCCACCAGCAAAACTCCTGAGAACA GAGAAACTGGGGCGTCAACCCTAGCGCCTAAGGGGGCTTCACCGACCGCAGCATCTGCAGACACGGGGACCTCTGCAGCTCACCGTGTGACCCAGACAGACCGTAAAA CTTTGATAAATGTCAGCTTGCAACCAAGATCTGGAAACCACCCTGTGGTCGAGACAGCTGGGACTCGAG gtCCAACTACTCCTGCCCCAG CAGCACGACAAACCACTAGACATGCAGGGACGCCACAACATCCGGATAAAAAGGAGACAGGTGCAG GTTCTCCGTCTGGCATTGATGAAAAAGTACCCCCCAAATCAG ACAAAAGGCTGTGGTGGATTCTGTTGCCCGTCCTCCTGGTGGGAGCTGCCGCTGTCATCGTCCTCAGATTCAAATGCAAGAAGATCCACGATCACTCGG AAACCATTGACACCGGAACGGAGAA cgCATCTTTCCAGAGCAGACCCGAAAGCACCAAAGACGGTGTCATGCTCCTCGGCGTGAAGTCGTCGGCGGGAGAAGAAAACG